The sequence ACCCCTTTTGCTTCTGCCGCCGCAAAAATAATATTTCCATGTTTAGCAATCAACGCCTTGTTAGCCGTTACCACATGCTTTCCCTGCGCAATGGCAGACAACACCAGTTCACGAGCCAGACTATCACCACCGATCAGCTCAACAACAATCTGAACCTCCGGATCATTGACCACATCTGCCGGGTTGGTGGTTAATTTAATACCCGTGGTATCACAAATGCGAGGCTTATCCAGATCACGTGCCGCTGCATGTACCACGGTAATCTCTTTGCCCGCACGGCGGCTGATCTCCTCAGCATTCCGTTTTAATATATTAACGGTACCACCGCCCACAGTACCCAGCCCCAACAGACCTATCTTCACCTGACTCACTAACCCCTCCTCATTAACCAAAACTTGGCATACGCTGTTATTTGTTTGGCCTGGATAATTTGTCCAGATCAAGATTAATCATCAATCAGTCCATCTTTACGAAACATATCACGAATTCCTCGCACGGCCTGGCGAGTACGGTGTTCATTCTCAATCAGCCCAAAGCGCACATGGTCATCGCCATATTCACCAAAACCGACCCCCGGTGAGACCGCTACTTTAGCCTCTTCCAGTAACTTTTTGGAAAACTCCAGCGATCCCATCTGTTTATACTTATCAGGAATCGGTGCCCAGACAAACATGGTTGCCTTCGGTTTTTCTACCCTCCAACCAATGCTGTTAAGACCCTCACACAATACATCGCGGCGCAGGCGATAAGTATCACAAATCTCCTGCACGCACTCTTGCGGGCCTTCGAGTGCTTCGATGGCCGCCACTTGTACCGGGGTAAACATGCCGTAATCTAGGTAGGACTTCATACGCGATAGCGCCCCCACTAGGGTGGGGTTACCCACCATAAAGCCAACCCGCCAGCCCGGCATATTGTAGCTTTTTGATAGGGTAAAAAACTCAACAGCAACCTCTTTTGCCCCTTCAACCTGCATAATTGAGGGCGCTTTATAACCATCAAACACAATATCCGCATAGGCCAGATCCTGAACTATCCAGATCCCCTGTTCTTTGGCGATCGCCACAACTTTTTCGAAAAACTCCAACTCCACACACTGAGTCGTTGGATTGCCGGGGAAGTTGAGTACCAGCATTTTTGGCTTTGGATAGCAGTCCTTTATCGCCTTCTCCAACGCATCAAAAAAATTGACATCAGGTGTCATCGGTACGTGTCGAATATCTGCACCCGCAATCACAAAGCCATAAGGGTGAATGGGGTATGAAGGGTTGGGTACTAACACCGCATCACCTGGCCCCATTGTAGCTAGGGCAAGGTGTGCTAACCCCTCTTTGGAGCCGATGGTGACAATGGACTCTGTCTCCGGATCCAGATCCACATCATAACGGTTTTTATACCAGTTGCAGATGGCTCGCCGCAGGCGCGGAATCCCTTTCGAGACCGAATAACGATGTGTATCACTCCGCTGCGCCACCTCAACCAGCTTATCCACAATGTGGGGTGGGGTGGGTTGATCGGGGTTACCCATGCCAAAGTCAATAATATCTTCACCGCGAGCACGGGCCTGCGCCTTCAAGTCGCCCACAATATTGAATACATAAGGAGGCAATCTTTTAATTCTTGAAAATTCGTCCATCAATGGCTTAACTCGATATTAAAAATAATTATGAGTGATTGTTTTTGTGGGCTTGGGTGACCGCCACGCCGC is a genomic window of Gammaproteobacteria bacterium containing:
- the alaC gene encoding alanine transaminase, which gives rise to MMDEFSRIKRLPPYVFNIVGDLKAQARARGEDIIDFGMGNPDQPTPPHIVDKLVEVAQRSDTHRYSVSKGIPRLRRAICNWYKNRYDVDLDPETESIVTIGSKEGLAHLALATMGPGDAVLVPNPSYPIHPYGFVIAGADIRHVPMTPDVNFFDALEKAIKDCYPKPKMLVLNFPGNPTTQCVELEFFEKVVAIAKEQGIWIVQDLAYADIVFDGYKAPSIMQVEGAKEVAVEFFTLSKSYNMPGWRVGFMVGNPTLVGALSRMKSYLDYGMFTPVQVAAIEALEGPQECVQEICDTYRLRRDVLCEGLNSIGWRVEKPKATMFVWAPIPDKYKQMGSLEFSKKLLEEAKVAVSPGVGFGEYGDDHVRFGLIENEHRTRQAVRGIRDMFRKDGLIDD